From one Rhopalosiphum padi isolate XX-2018 chromosome 2, ASM2088224v1, whole genome shotgun sequence genomic stretch:
- the LOC132920029 gene encoding nose resistant to fluoxetine protein 6-like, with amino-acid sequence MKELTLLVIFSLASAAWAAGLESIPFGFYEELKNSEHQKCSVDVKNMLDGVKNLDKWALEMMDSSAKMPSGILRGNLNQYGDFDECINAIDNNGMSGQYCLVAIQLKPPVFSNYISAYHQVKNNLTDPGHRLPKFSTVYWGVCVPSSCGPDDVASAVGSTALKFQHVEVLVENDMCQVKRIPKKSTDFDWVRFGVAIFILSMSMFGQGTICTPDELDPDVERTAPLMLRITRVLRKSFAIRTNFKSLFVSPAKDGFKSIQGIRALNMVALLLCHMVMAKMFLPYLNKTEMSENMSKPWLITGRVAYLYTDSFLVISGLLAAYTLSKFSPVKSIISRYIRLTATLVTVMLICAKYLPEMNYGPMWNMVITRHSDLCYKNWWRNLLYIQNLFGFKNMCLTHTHQLAIDFQLFIMAIPLMYLFKKSKAVALFVITAIMSASTILRYQAVKNNNLATVVYFGSNISQLNRTFDLTYTLPTHRATVYLMGFLVGYWMQQRGRLNISSAQVKKTWLVATACGLLAVFGPYQLSNMNYVYNNIHLAIFNAIAPILWSVFILWCIIATDNGHGGWFGRLLCCRPFTMLSKISYAVYLVQYPVFFYFVGSTRGPSLHTTATMFDVGQMILIAGLSVFLTLAVDIPFQKIGKYVTERGSNDKVKSL; translated from the exons ATGAAAGAATTAACATTGCTCGTTATTTTTTCGCTGGCCTCTGCAGCGTGGGCTGCGGGCCTCGAATCAATTCCTTTTGGATTTTACGAGGAGCTCAAGAACAGCGAGCACCAAAAATGTAGCGTAGACGTGAAAAATATGTTGGACGGAGTGAAAAATCTAGACAAATGGGCACTGGAAA TGATGGATTCGTCAGCCAAGATGCCATCGGGAATATTAAGAGGCAATTTGAATCAGTATGGCGATTTCGACGAGTGTATTAACGCCATCGACAACAATGGGATGTCGGGACAATATTGTTTGGTCGCGATCCAATTAAAACCCCCCGTTTTCAGCAACTACATCAGTGCTTACCACcaagtgaaaaataatttgaccGAC ccTGGCCATCGCTTACCAAAGTTTTCTACGGTTTACTGGGGTGTTTGTGTGCCGTCTTCTTGCGGTCCGGATGACGTGGCCTCTGCTGTGGGATCGACTGCTCTAAAGTTCCAACACGTCGAAGTTCTCGTTGAAAATGACATGTGTCAGGTGAAACGCATACCGAAAAAATCAACAGATTTCGATTGGGTACGGTTTGGCGTGgcaattttcattttaagtaTGTCAATGTTTGGACAAGGAACAATATGCACCCCCGACGAACTCGATc ccgACGTGGAACGAACCGCACCTCTTATGCTTCGAATAACGCGTGTGCTGAGGAAGTCGTTTGCAATCAGGACGAACTTTAAATCTCTATTTGTTTCCCCTGCTAAAGACGGATTCAAGAGCATACAAGGAATTCGAGCTCTTAACATGGTTGCCTTGCTATTGTGTCACATGGTCATGGCCAAAATGTTTTTGCCATACTTAAACAAGACCGAAATGTCCGAA aATATGTCGAAACCATGGCTCATCACAGGAAGAGTGGCTTATTTATATACGGATTCTTTCTTGGTCATTAGTGGCTTATTGGCAGCATATACATTAAGTAAATTTTCACCGGTTAAGAGTATTATTTCACGTTATATACg attGACTGCAACTCTAGTAACTGTAATGCTTATTTGTGCTAAATACTTACCCGAAATGAATTATGGGCCTATGTGGAATATGGTCATCACACGACACTCTGACCTTTGTTACAAGAACTGGTGGAGAAACTTACTGTATATTCAAAActtatttggttttaaaaatatg tgtTTAACGCACACTCATCAACTTGCTATAGACTTTCAATTGTTCATTATGGCTATtccattaatgtatttatttaaaaaaagtaaagctGTTGCATTGTTCGTTATCACGGCAATCATGTCTGCATCAACAATACTACGTTATCAagcagtcaaaaataataatttggccACGGTTGTCTATTTTGGATCAAA cATTTCACAATTGAATCGTACTTTTGATTTAACGTATACTTTACCGACACACCGAGCAACCGTTTATCTAATGGGCTTTTTGGTTGGTTATTGGATGCAGCAACGCGGTCGTTTAAATATTTCCAGT GCACAAGTGAAAAAGACATGGCTCGTAGCGACTGCTTGTGGACTGTTGGCGGTGTTTGGTCCTTATCAATTGTCCAACATGAACTATGTGTACAACAATATTCACTTAGCGATTTTTAACGCAATCGCACCCATCCTATGGTCTGTTTTCATACTGTGGTGCATCATTGCCACCGACAATGGTCACGGAG gtTGGTTCGGAAGACTATTGTGTTGTAGGCCGTTTACGATGCTTTCAAAAATATCTTATGCCGTTTACCTGGTGCAATATCCTGTGTTCTTCTATTTCGTTGGATCAACCAGAGGCCCGTCCTTACACACTACAGCTACGATg tttgacGTTGGTCAAATGATACTGATTGCTGGTTTGTCAGTTTTTCTGACGTTGGCCGTCGATATCCCATTTCAAAAAATTGGCAAATATGTGACTGAAAGAGGATCAAACGACAaagttaaatcattataa